From a single Lolium rigidum isolate FL_2022 chromosome 7, APGP_CSIRO_Lrig_0.1, whole genome shotgun sequence genomic region:
- the LOC124677363 gene encoding cytochrome b-c1 complex subunit Rieske, mitochondrial has protein sequence MLRVAGRRLSSSLSWRPAAAAGARGPLAGPGRDDDDNSARQPRFAIDSPFFTAVRGFSSSETLVPQNQDAGLAGLPATVAALKNPNSKVLYDQYNHERYPPGDPSKRAFAYFVLSGGRFVYASLLRLLVLKFVLSMSASKDVLALASLEVDLSSIEPGSTVTVKWRGKPVFIRRRTDDDIKLANSVDVASLRHPQQDAERVKNPEWLVVIGVCTHLGCIPLPNSGDFGGWFCPCHGSHYDISGRIRKGPAPFNLEVPTYSFLEDNKMLIG, from the exons ATGCTGAGGGTTGCGGGGAGGAGGCTCTCATCTTCCCTCTCCTGGCGCcccgcggcggccgccggagccAGGGGCCCGCTCGCCGGCCCCGGGAGAGACGACGACGACAACTCGGCCCGCCAGCCGCGATTCGCCATCGACTCGCCCTTCTTCACCGCCGTCAGAG GCTTTTCGTCGAGTGAAACACTTGTTCCACAGAACCAAGATGCTGGGCTGGCTGGACTTCCAGCAACTGTGGCTGCACTGAAGAACCCCAACTCAAAAGTGCTTTATGACCAGTACAACCATGAAAGATATCCTCCTGGAGATCCCAGCAAGCGCGCCTTTGCCTACTTCGTCCTGAGTGGTGGGAGATTCGTGTACGCATCACTGCTGCGTCTCCTCGTCCTGAAGTTTGTCTTGAGCATGTCAGCAAGTAAGGATGTGCTCGCGCTTGCTTCCCTTGAGGTCGATCTATCCAGCATCGAGCCCGGCAGCACAGTTACTGTCAAGTGGCGTGGCAAGCCAGTCTTCATCAGGCGGCGGACAGATGACGACATCAAGCTGGCCAACAGCGTGGACGTTGCATCCCTGCGCCACCCGCAGCAAGACGCTGAGCGTGTGAAGAACCCAGAGTGGCTGGTGGTTATCGGTGTCTGCACTCATCTTGGTTGCATTCCCCTCCCCAACTCTGGAGACTTCGGCGGCTGGTTCTGCCCGTGCCACGGTTCCCACTACGACATCTCTGGCAGAATCCGCAAGGGCCCTGCCCCGTTCAACCTGGAGGTCCCCACCTACAGTTTCTTGGAAGACAACAAGATGCTTATAGGCTGA
- the LOC124677362 gene encoding probable glucuronosyltransferase Os04g0398600: MGSKAGWVPVALLLAAMALSSVLPPPSVAAAADSGEADHAVQQHSERISGSAGDVLEDNPVGKLKVYIYDLPRKYNKKMVTKDPRCLNHMFAAEIFMHRFLLSSAVRTLKPKEADWFYTPVYTTCDLTPAGLPLPFKSPRVMRSAIQYVSNKWPFWNRTDGADHFFVVPHDFGSCFHYQEEKAIERGILPLLRRATLVQTFGQENHVCLKEGSIIIPPFAPPQKMQTHLIPPETPRSIFVYFRGLFYDTGNDPEGGYYARGARASLWENFKNNPLFDISTDHPATYYEDMQRAVFCLCPLGWAPWSPRLVEAVVFGCIPVIIADDIVLPFADAIPWEEIGVFVEEKDVPKLDTILTSMPIEDILRKQRLLANPSMKQAMLFPQPAQPRDAFHQILNGLARKLPHPEGVYLQPGEKHLNWTAGPVGDLKPW, encoded by the exons ATGGGATCGAAGGCGGGATGGGTCCCCGTAGCGCTCCTCCTGGCGGCAATGGCCCTCTCGTCCGTCCTCCCGCCGCCGTCCGTCGCCGCcgcggcggactccggcgagGCAGACCACGCGGTCCAGCAGCATAGCGAGCGCATCTCAG GGAGTGCTGGCGATGTGCTAGAAGACAATCCTGTTGGAAAGTTGAAGGTTTACATCTATGACTTGCCAAGAAAGTACAACAAGAAGATGGTCACCAAGGATCCCCGGTGCCTCAATCACATGTTTGCTGCAGAAATATTTATGCATCGTTTCTTGCTCTCAAGCGCCGTGCGGACACTCAAACCCAAGGAGGCTGATTGGTTCTACACACCAGTTTATACTACATGCGACCTAACTCCTGCTGGACTTCCCTTGCCATTCAAGTCACCAAGGGTGATGAGAAGTGCAATTCAGTATGTTTCAAATAAATGGCCTTTTTGGAACCGAACTGATGGCGCAGATCACTTCTTTGTTGTCCCACATGATTTTGGATCTTGCTTTCACTATCAG GAAGAAAAAGCTATTGAACGTGGTATTCTCCCATTGCTGCGacgtgcgacattggtgcaaacaTTTGGACAGGAGAATCATGTTTGCCTGAAGGAGGGGTCTATCATCATTCCACCCTTTGCTCCTCCTCAGAAGATGCAGACTCACCTGATTCCCCCTGAAACTCCACGTTCAATCTTTGTTTACTTTAGGGGTCTTTTCTATGACACTGGGAATGACCCTGAGGGTGGTTACTATGCAAG AGGTGCGAGAGCTTCTCTGTGGGAGAACTTCAAGAACAATCCTCTGTTTGACATTTCCACCGATCACCCTGCCACTTACTACGAAGACATGCAAAGGGCAGTCTTCTGCCTGTGCCCATTGGGCTGGGCACCATGGAGCCCTAGATTGGTTGAGGCTGTGGTATTTGGCTGCATTCCAGTCATCATAGCTGATGATATTGTGCTACCGTTTGCTGATGCTATCCCATGGGAGGAAATTGGTGTTTTTGTGGAGGAGAAAGATGTCCCAAAGTTGGACACAATTCTCACATCGATGCCTATCGAGGATATATTAAGGAAGCAAAGATTGCTCGCAAATCCATCAATGAAGCAGGCCATGTTGTTCCCACAGCCAGCCCAACCACGAGACGCATTCCACCAGATCTTGAATGGTCTTGCTCGCAAACTCCCACACCCAGAGGGTGTATACTTACAACCTGGAGAGAAGCATCTCAACTGGACTGCCGGACCTGTTGGAGATCTGAAACCATGGTAG
- the LOC124677364 gene encoding pollen-specific protein C13-like encodes MASLRVLSVIAAAAILFALAHTDTTVATKTADYVVQGRVYCDTCRAGFETNVTEYIKGAKVRLECRRYGNNVLERSIDGVTDETGTYKIDLKDSHVEDICEVVLTQSPLANCHEIQNLRDRAPVLLTRNVGISDNLRLANPLGYLKDVPLPVCPDLLKMFNLTAGDDDDDQ; translated from the exons ATGGCCTCGCTCCGTGTCCTTTCggtgatcgccgccgccgccatcctgtTTGCCCTCGCCCACACCGACACCACCGTCGCCACCAAGACTGCTGACTACGTCGTCCAGGGCCGTGTCTACTGCGACACGTGCCGTGCGGGGTTCGAGACAAATGTCACCGAGTACATCAAGG GTGCCAAGGTCAGGCTGGAGTGCAGACGCTATGGCAATAACGTCCTTGAGCGCTCGATCGACGGTGTCACCGACGAGACTGGCACTTACAAAATCGACCTCAAGGACAGCCATGTGGAGGACATTTGCGAGGTCGTCCTCACCCAAAGCCCCCTCGCAAACTGCCATGAGATCCAGAACCTCAGGGACCGTGCCCCTGTTCTGCTCACCAGGAACGTTGGCATCAGCGACAACCTGCGCTTAGCCAATCCACTCGGTTACCTCAAGGATGTGCCACTGCCCGTCTGCCCTGACCTGCTCAAGATGTTCAACTTGACTGctggtgatgatgacgatgaccagTGA
- the LOC124677361 gene encoding glycine--tRNA ligase, mitochondrial 1-like — translation MAGSREAFRVAVANTLERRLFYVPSFKIYGGVAGLYDYGPPGCAVKANVLAFWRQHFVLEEGMLEVDCPCVTPEVVLKASGHVDKFTDLMVKDEKTGSCYRADHLLKDFCKDKLERDTTLSPEKIEELNHILAVLDDLSAELLGAKIKEYGIVAPDTKNVLSDPYPFNLMFQTSIGPSGLSAGYMRPETAQGIFVNFKDLYYYNGNKLPFAAAQIGQAFRNEISPRQGLLRVREFTLAEIEHFVDPEDKSHPKFSDVSDLEFLMFPREQQLTGKSATKLKLSGAVSEGTVNNETLGYFIGRVYLFLTHLGIDKDRLRFRQHLPNEMAHYAADCWDAEIECSYGWIECVGIADRSAYDLRAHSDKSGVALEAHEKFAEPREVEKLVVTPSKKELGLAFKGNQKMVLEALEAMGETEALDMKAALESKGEVEFKVCTLGKDVTIKKNMVSINLEKKKEHQRKFTPSVIEPSFGIGRIIYCLFEHCFYQRTGKTDDEQLNVFGFPPLVAPIKCTVFPLVKIEKFDVVAKKISKALTTAGISHIIDITGNSIGKRYARTDEIGVPLAITVDSTTSVTVRDRDSKGQIRVEVDEVASVVKEVTDGQSTWADIMWRYPAHTASAADEEEAPET, via the exons ATGGCGGGGAGCCGGGAGGCGTTCCGCGTTGCGGTGGCCAACACGCTGGAGCGGCGCCTCTTCTACGTGCCGTCCTTCAAGATCTACGGCGGCGTCGCTGGTCTGTACGACTACGGGCCGCCAGGGTGCGCCGTCAAGGCCAACGTACTCGCCTTCTGGCGCCAG CATTTTGTTCTGGAGGAAGGGATGCTGGAGGTGGATTGTCCATGTGTGACGCCAGAAGTTGTCTTGAAGGCCTCTGGCCATGTGGACAAGTTTACAGACTTAATGGTTAAAGATGAAAAGACAGGGAGCTGCTATCGTGCTGATCACTTACTCAAGGACTTCTGTAAGGATAAGCTTGAGAGAGACACCACATTGTCACCAGAGAAAATAGAAGAATTAAACCATATTCTTGCTGTCTTGGATGATCTTTCGGCAGAACTATTGGGTGCTAAGATCAAGGAGTATGGAATTGTTGCTCCTGACACAAAGAATGTATTGTCAGATCCGTACCCCTTTAATCTCATGTTTCAGACATCCATTGGACCATCGGGTTTGAGCGCAGG GTATATGAGGCCAGAGACAGCACAAGGTATCTTTGTCAACTTCAAAGACTTGTATTACTACAATGGAAACAAGCTACCCTTCGCTGCAGCCCAAATTGGCCAGGCCTTCCGTAATGAG ATATCTCCTCGTCAAGGCCTTCTGAGAGTCCGCGAATTTACATTAGCAGAGATTGAGCACTTTGTGGACCCAGAGGACAAATCCCACCCAAAGTTTAGTGATGTTTCTGATCTAGAGTTCCTGATGTTTCCCAGAGAACAGCAACTGACGGGAAAATCAGCCACAAAACTTAAGCTTTCTGGAGCCGTATCTGAG GGAACTGTGAACAATGAGACCCTTGGCTATTTTATTGGAAGGGTTTATCTCTTCTTGACACATCTTGGGATTGACAAAGACCGTCTACGGTTCCGACAACATCTGCCAAATGAAATGGCTCACTATGCTGCTGATTGCTGGGATGCAGAGATTGAATGTTCATATGGGTGGATCGAGTGTGTTGGAATTGCTGATAGATCTGCATATGACTTGCGTGCCCACTCG GATAAAAGTGGTGTTGCACTCGAAGCGCATGAAAAATTTGCAGAACCAAGAGAAGTGGAG AAGTTAGTTGTGACCCCATCAAAGAAGGAACTAGGTCTTGCATTCAAAGGCAACCAAAAGATGGTTCTCGAAGCATTGGAA GCCATGGGTGAGACTGAAGCTTTGGATATGAAAGCAGCTTTAGAGTCTAAAGGGGAGGTTGAGTTTAAGGTTTGTACCCTTGGGAAAGATGTCACCATAAAGAAAAATATGGTTTCAATTAACCTCGAGAAGAAAAAGGAACATCAAAGGAAATTTACTCCGTCTGTCATAGAGCCATCATTTGGCATTGGGAGAATTATTTACTGTTTGTTCGAACATTGCTTCTATCAAAGGACTGGCAAGACAGATGATGAGCAATTGAATGTGTTTGGTTTCCCCCCTCTGGTTGCTCCAATTAAGTGTACCGTGTTTCCACTGGTCAAGATTGAGAAATTTGATGTTGTTGCCAAGAAAATTTCAAAAGCATTGACAACAGCAGGGATTTCTCACATTATTGACATCACAG GCAACTCAATTGGTAAGCGGTATGCAAGGACAGATGAAATTGGTGTCCCCCTGGCGATCACGGTCGACTCGACTACAAGCGTGACTGTCCGGGACCGGGACAGCAAGGGTCAGATCCGCGTGGAGGTTGATGAGGTGGCCTCAGTTGTGAAGGAAGTGACGGATGGGCAGAGCACCTGGGCAGACATCATGTGGAGATACCCAGCACATACAGCCTCGGCTGCTGATGAGGAAGAAGCTCCTGAAACCTGA